The following coding sequences are from one Rathayibacter sp. SW19 window:
- a CDS encoding helix-turn-helix domain-containing protein yields MVAEFESDLIRARTREGMQVAKAKGHLRGKQPKLSPAQQRHLMEVHQAGTHSTAELAELFNVARSTVYRTVQRQSTRCLERPTPHVGCATTIPAR; encoded by the coding sequence ATGGTGGCAGAGTTCGAATCAGACCTCATCCGGGCCCGCACCCGAGAAGGGATGCAGGTGGCCAAAGCCAAAGGGCACCTGCGCGGCAAACAACCCAAACTCTCGCCTGCGCAGCAACGTCACCTGATGGAGGTGCACCAGGCCGGCACGCACTCCACCGCTGAGCTCGCCGAACTGTTCAACGTCGCCCGCTCCACCGTCTACCGCACGGTACAGCGCCAATCGACGCGCTGCCTGGAACGTCCGACTCCGCACGTAGGATGCGCCACCACCATCCCAGCCCGGTAG
- a CDS encoding virulence protein RhuM/Fic/DOC family protein: protein MGEIELYQSADGSVNLDVRTDGEVVWLTQLQMTTLFGRDLSTISRHIASARREELSGLPTLAKFAIVQQEGDRTVERQVDHYNLDVVLSVGYRVKSQEGARFRRWANDVLKRYVIAGVATNDARIEQISAMARMPERSENAEVAGIAEILSRYSPALALLDDYDHGTLKKPQGTSPATRLEYKSARAVVDELARQFPNDDMFGAERNDSFRGLLGAVEQTYLGQDLYPTVQEKAAHLLYFVVKDHPFSDGNKRSAAGLFTYYLALNGALRSGGGEDIVSSNALAAITLMTAMSRPDEKETIIQLVTNMLDGAAEH, encoded by the coding sequence GTGGGCGAGATCGAGTTGTACCAGTCCGCGGATGGCTCAGTGAACTTGGACGTTCGAACCGATGGCGAGGTAGTCTGGTTGACCCAGCTGCAGATGACAACCCTTTTTGGTCGAGATCTCTCGACGATCAGTCGGCATATCGCGAGTGCGAGGCGTGAAGAGCTTTCCGGCCTCCCAACCCTTGCAAAATTTGCAATAGTTCAACAAGAGGGCGACCGGACGGTTGAGCGGCAGGTCGACCACTACAACTTGGACGTCGTGCTCTCTGTCGGCTACCGCGTGAAGTCGCAGGAAGGTGCCCGATTCCGTCGTTGGGCCAACGACGTGCTCAAGCGGTACGTCATCGCCGGTGTCGCGACAAATGATGCACGGATCGAACAGATCAGCGCGATGGCGCGCATGCCAGAGCGTTCGGAGAACGCGGAGGTCGCGGGCATCGCCGAGATTCTGAGCCGCTACTCGCCAGCACTGGCACTTCTCGACGACTACGACCACGGCACGTTAAAGAAGCCGCAGGGCACATCCCCGGCAACTCGTCTGGAATACAAGAGTGCGCGCGCGGTTGTCGACGAGCTTGCGCGCCAGTTTCCAAACGACGACATGTTTGGTGCTGAGCGCAACGACTCGTTTCGCGGACTGCTCGGAGCTGTGGAGCAGACGTACCTCGGCCAGGACTTGTACCCAACCGTCCAGGAGAAAGCGGCGCATCTGCTGTACTTCGTAGTCAAGGACCACCCGTTTTCGGATGGAAACAAGCGCAGCGCCGCCGGACTATTCACCTACTACCTCGCCCTGAACGGCGCACTGCGAAGCGGCGGCGGTGAGGACATCGTGTCGAGCAACGCTCTTGCCGCTATCACGCTAATGACGGCGATGAGCAGGCCGGATGAAAAAGAAACCATCATCCAGCTCGTGACGAACATGCTCGACGGCGCCGCCGAACACTGA
- a CDS encoding DUF805 domain-containing protein: MTDPTSNPPHDPSTGPAPQEGQYQTPTPPPVPVAPPAAQYQAAPPPPQGMPGYGSYRPGVSGPDTALDQPYYGISFWPGIKRYWQKYATFTGRASRSEFWWAYLGNAIIFLVLYVALLIPGIVISGNGGSAALMVIGSILVGLFGLAVIIPMFAILWRRLHDTNLAGPFALLTLVPSLGGIWGLVTGFLPPNPVGARFDVHGG, translated from the coding sequence ATGACAGACCCAACCTCGAACCCTCCGCACGATCCGTCTACGGGGCCTGCGCCCCAGGAGGGGCAGTATCAGACTCCGACGCCTCCGCCCGTTCCAGTGGCGCCTCCTGCCGCACAGTATCAGGCCGCGCCCCCGCCGCCGCAGGGCATGCCCGGATACGGTTCGTACCGGCCTGGCGTGTCGGGTCCGGACACTGCACTGGATCAGCCGTACTACGGCATCTCGTTCTGGCCGGGGATCAAACGGTATTGGCAGAAGTACGCCACGTTCACCGGGCGGGCCAGTCGTAGCGAGTTCTGGTGGGCCTACCTGGGAAACGCGATCATCTTCCTGGTCTTGTACGTCGCGCTGTTGATTCCGGGCATCGTGATCTCCGGCAACGGCGGGTCCGCAGCGCTCATGGTGATCGGCAGTATCCTTGTGGGCCTGTTCGGACTGGCCGTGATCATTCCCATGTTCGCGATTCTGTGGCGGCGTCTGCACGATACGAACCTGGCCGGCCCGTTTGCGCTGCTGACCCTCGTGCCAAGCCTGGGCGGCATCTGGGGTCTGGTGACCGGTTTCCTTCCGCCGAACCCGGTCGGCGCACGTTTCGACGTACACGGCGGATAA
- a CDS encoding phosphoribosylanthranilate isomerase translates to MKPALFVKICGLRDPAALDAAIAAGADAVGFVFAQGSPRQLDADAARKLVARTPTELETVGVFRKQPIAEVLRIATAAGVTTVQLHGDEPAADFARLADEGFRTLRAISSQTYLRERSAGPEPTSTRQRLLIDAPSPGEGLRFDTTELAASAPAGFWLLAGGLTPDNIAAVLAAVSPSGVDVSSGVESSRGVKDAVLIRRFVMAARSVSATTPVVPMDSSTQTPLG, encoded by the coding sequence GTGAAGCCTGCCCTGTTCGTCAAGATCTGCGGACTTCGCGACCCCGCGGCGTTGGACGCTGCGATCGCCGCGGGAGCAGATGCCGTCGGTTTCGTGTTCGCGCAGGGAAGCCCCCGCCAACTCGACGCGGATGCCGCTCGCAAGCTCGTCGCCCGCACACCGACCGAGCTTGAGACGGTCGGCGTCTTCCGCAAGCAGCCAATCGCGGAGGTCCTGCGTATCGCGACCGCCGCGGGCGTGACGACGGTGCAATTGCACGGGGATGAGCCGGCGGCCGACTTCGCGAGGCTAGCCGATGAAGGATTCCGCACTCTTCGTGCGATCTCCAGTCAGACGTATCTTCGCGAGCGCAGTGCAGGCCCGGAACCCACGTCGACCCGTCAGCGCTTGCTGATCGATGCCCCCAGCCCCGGAGAAGGGCTACGGTTCGACACGACCGAGCTCGCGGCATCCGCCCCAGCAGGCTTTTGGCTTCTTGCTGGAGGTTTGACCCCCGACAACATCGCGGCCGTGCTGGCGGCAGTCTCGCCGAGCGGCGTGGACGTCTCCAGCGGAGTCGAGTCGAGTAGAGGCGTCAAAGATGCCGTACTGATCAGACGATTCGTCATGGCGGCCCGATCGGTTTCAGCCACTACCCCGGTCGTCCCAATGGATTCGAGCACGCAGACGCCGTTAGGATAG
- a CDS encoding pseudouridine-5'-phosphate glycosidase, with product MSESVIHVSDEVQNAVRENRPVVALESTIFTHGLPRPRNLEVALEAEASLRADGVTPATIGVFNGVPTVGLSTEQITELSQTDNMAKVSLRDLPVVSALGVHGGTTVAATSFLAHRAGVKVFSTGGLGGVHHGAAETFDESADMTTLAQVPIVVISAGVKSILDVGATLERFETLNIPVIGFGTTKYPGFYVSDSGYSIAYAVQTPEEAAAIIEARDALELPQAVLLANPVAEDKQLPPEQLDDILTRAWAEADRQGIVGNASTPFLLDYIQRDTHGLSLEVNIEVYRGNVALGGRVATALSH from the coding sequence ATGAGCGAGTCCGTCATCCATGTTTCCGACGAAGTACAGAACGCCGTGCGCGAAAATCGCCCCGTCGTCGCGCTCGAGTCGACCATTTTCACCCACGGCCTGCCCCGCCCTCGCAACCTCGAGGTCGCCCTGGAAGCTGAGGCGAGCCTCCGCGCAGACGGCGTGACCCCGGCCACCATCGGCGTCTTCAACGGGGTGCCGACCGTCGGTTTGAGCACAGAACAGATCACCGAGCTTTCCCAGACGGACAACATGGCGAAGGTCAGCCTGCGCGATCTGCCAGTCGTCTCCGCACTCGGAGTGCACGGTGGCACCACGGTTGCCGCAACGTCGTTCCTGGCGCACCGTGCCGGCGTGAAGGTATTCTCCACCGGCGGCCTCGGCGGCGTGCACCACGGCGCAGCCGAGACCTTCGACGAATCCGCGGACATGACCACGCTCGCTCAGGTGCCGATCGTCGTGATCAGCGCAGGCGTGAAGTCGATTCTCGATGTCGGTGCGACGCTGGAGCGGTTCGAAACTCTGAACATCCCGGTGATCGGCTTCGGCACGACCAAGTACCCCGGCTTCTACGTCTCCGACTCGGGCTACAGCATCGCGTATGCCGTGCAGACCCCCGAGGAGGCAGCAGCGATCATCGAGGCGCGCGACGCACTCGAACTGCCGCAGGCCGTGCTGCTGGCCAACCCCGTCGCAGAGGACAAGCAGTTGCCGCCCGAGCAGCTCGACGACATCCTGACCCGGGCTTGGGCGGAGGCCGACCGGCAGGGCATTGTCGGTAACGCCAGCACGCCGTTCTTGCTCGACTACATTCAGCGGGACACTCACGGTCTCAGCCTCGAGGTGAACATCGAGGTGTATCGCGGGAACGTCGCTCTGGGCGGCCGCGTCGCGACCGCGCTGAGCCACTGA
- a CDS encoding carbohydrate kinase family protein, with the protein MLGIIGDLVEDIIVWLAEDVQHGTDTDIELFHVRGGSGANVAGFASRLGPTRFIGCVGDDRLGDALVQELAAEGVDVRVQRRGDTGTIVILIDPTGERTMLPHRGAATRLERVPDEWLDGLDVLHVPAYSFDGEPIGSSVIDAIRRAKSRDILVSIDASSTGMLTHYGVQRFIDLMAELKPHFIIGNNSESALLGLSIDGEPGENLARLGETIVVTKAGAEPTVIHRPGADRIIVPVPPVSEIKDLTGAGDAFAAGFLSTFNATRDLTDACVSGHALAAKVLASPGATAPKS; encoded by the coding sequence GTGCTTGGGATCATCGGAGACCTGGTCGAGGACATCATCGTCTGGCTGGCCGAAGACGTGCAACACGGCACGGACACCGACATCGAACTGTTCCACGTTCGCGGCGGCAGCGGCGCGAACGTGGCCGGATTCGCCAGTCGGCTCGGGCCGACACGGTTCATCGGATGCGTCGGCGACGATCGTCTCGGCGACGCACTTGTGCAAGAACTCGCCGCAGAAGGCGTCGACGTGCGCGTGCAGCGACGTGGTGACACCGGCACGATCGTCATTCTGATCGACCCGACGGGAGAACGCACGATGCTCCCCCACCGGGGAGCCGCGACCCGGCTCGAACGCGTGCCGGACGAATGGCTCGACGGCTTGGACGTGTTGCATGTGCCCGCATACTCGTTCGACGGCGAGCCGATCGGGAGCAGCGTGATTGACGCGATCCGCAGGGCGAAGAGCCGCGACATCCTGGTGTCGATCGATGCGTCGTCGACCGGCATGCTCACGCACTACGGCGTTCAGCGCTTCATCGACCTGATGGCAGAGTTGAAGCCGCATTTCATCATCGGCAACAACAGCGAATCCGCGCTGCTCGGCCTGTCGATCGACGGAGAACCCGGTGAGAATCTCGCTCGCCTCGGCGAAACGATCGTCGTGACGAAGGCCGGTGCGGAGCCCACTGTGATCCACCGACCGGGAGCCGACCGCATTATCGTTCCGGTGCCGCCCGTCTCGGAGATCAAGGATCTGACCGGCGCGGGGGACGCCTTCGCGGCCGGGTTCCTGTCGACCTTCAACGCCACGCGCGACCTAACGGATGCATGCGTCAGCGGGCACGCCCTCGCCGCGAAGGTGCTCGCCTCACCCGGTGCGACCGCGCCGAAAAGCTGA
- a CDS encoding alpha/beta hydrolase family protein — translation MLFGDPVHDEFGSLILGFAPYGGGDVGEVQALSLEVDEGDDDSFFAAFVRLARRRIEEGDAASARGHRASAYDCWLRAACLLGMAYHPLYGTPVDPRLVDALHLQMGTFDRAMALLDPPGEKLDIPYEDTTLPGYFVRAPGHANDVRPVIIVGGGWDSTYVENYVGIGIAALRRGYHVLLFDGPGQGRPLVDERRPLRHDWDQVVAPVVDAALAIDVVDPDRIVYHAWSLGGYFAPRVAAYEHRLAAIVADPGQLDVGVKFFELLKGFGLSAEAVAKLPAIAPEDEKTVLAAVDANRSLRWKIVQRGYWTNGTPGLAAYLAEMAKWRLEPDEIAAIRCPTLVTAAQSDPASSNAKTLYDALTCPKTFVEFKDADGAGAHCEALNRSMANRVIIDWLDETLLATAE, via the coding sequence ATGCTGTTCGGCGATCCGGTGCACGACGAGTTCGGGAGCCTGATCCTCGGCTTCGCTCCCTACGGTGGCGGGGACGTCGGGGAGGTTCAGGCGCTCTCGCTCGAGGTGGACGAGGGCGACGATGACTCGTTCTTCGCGGCGTTTGTCAGGCTGGCTCGTCGCCGCATCGAAGAGGGCGATGCGGCATCGGCAAGGGGACATCGCGCAAGCGCGTACGATTGCTGGTTGCGAGCCGCCTGCTTGCTGGGCATGGCTTACCACCCGCTCTATGGCACCCCGGTCGACCCGCGACTGGTCGACGCACTTCATCTCCAAATGGGCACGTTCGACCGGGCGATGGCACTGCTCGACCCGCCTGGTGAGAAGCTCGACATTCCGTACGAGGACACTACGTTGCCGGGCTACTTCGTGCGTGCCCCCGGGCACGCGAACGACGTGCGACCGGTCATCATCGTCGGCGGCGGCTGGGACTCGACTTACGTCGAGAACTATGTCGGCATTGGCATTGCCGCGCTGCGTCGGGGCTATCACGTGCTCCTGTTCGACGGACCGGGTCAGGGCCGACCGCTTGTCGACGAACGGCGTCCGTTGCGCCACGACTGGGATCAGGTCGTTGCACCCGTCGTCGACGCGGCTCTGGCGATCGATGTGGTCGACCCGGATCGGATCGTGTATCACGCCTGGAGCCTCGGCGGTTATTTCGCACCGCGCGTCGCCGCTTATGAGCACCGGCTTGCTGCCATCGTCGCAGACCCCGGCCAGCTGGATGTGGGCGTGAAGTTCTTCGAACTCCTGAAGGGGTTCGGTCTCAGTGCAGAAGCTGTCGCCAAGCTGCCGGCCATCGCTCCCGAAGACGAGAAGACCGTCTTAGCCGCGGTCGATGCAAACCGCTCGCTGCGCTGGAAGATCGTGCAGCGCGGGTACTGGACCAACGGCACGCCTGGTTTGGCGGCGTATCTCGCTGAGATGGCGAAATGGAGACTCGAACCCGATGAGATCGCGGCGATCCGGTGCCCAACGCTCGTGACTGCGGCCCAGTCCGACCCCGCGTCGTCAAATGCGAAGACCCTTTACGACGCTCTGACCTGCCCGAAGACGTTCGTCGAGTTCAAGGATGCCGACGGTGCAGGCGCGCACTGCGAGGCGCTCAATCGATCGATGGCGAACCGTGTGATCATCGACTGGCTCGACGAGACCCTCCTCGCAACCGCTGAATGA
- a CDS encoding LysR family transcriptional regulator yields the protein MQITLRQLEIFVAVAEAGHFGRAAEALHISQPTVSQEINRLERRLGIPLFDRSRRSATVTPAGEIMVADGRTLLHQAGALIEKVQLFETVRMRTARLVATPSVVNRLLPAVLSRAEQELPAIQIDETLVETGAVSTTLVETNADIGIGRFLNSVEGFELETIADEPVLVAVSRNHPVSSARSVNLEDLADLPLLLWPREQNPAYYDYLIDLCTSRGLNPLVLMSPPLIVGSRLYLLSEGRAFSLVPWSMAGHLSADLTTVPLDRPATLPLSMQWRVDDPRTPLAALRDLVRSEAATLQAEARQSLSE from the coding sequence ATGCAAATAACCCTCCGCCAATTGGAGATCTTCGTCGCTGTTGCCGAGGCCGGGCACTTCGGCAGAGCCGCTGAAGCGTTACACATCTCCCAGCCCACGGTGAGTCAGGAGATCAATCGGCTCGAGCGCCGACTCGGCATCCCTTTGTTCGACCGTTCGCGGCGATCGGCCACCGTCACCCCGGCAGGCGAGATCATGGTCGCCGACGGGCGAACGCTACTCCACCAGGCCGGCGCCCTGATCGAGAAGGTACAGCTGTTCGAAACAGTACGGATGCGCACAGCCCGGCTGGTCGCCACGCCGAGCGTCGTCAACAGACTGCTCCCCGCCGTGCTCAGCAGAGCAGAGCAGGAGCTGCCCGCCATCCAGATCGATGAGACCCTCGTGGAAACCGGCGCGGTATCGACGACGCTGGTCGAAACGAACGCCGACATAGGAATAGGACGCTTTCTGAATTCTGTCGAAGGGTTCGAACTGGAGACGATCGCCGACGAGCCAGTTCTCGTCGCTGTCAGCCGCAATCATCCGGTGTCGAGTGCCCGCAGTGTCAACCTCGAGGACCTCGCGGATCTGCCCCTGCTGTTGTGGCCACGTGAGCAGAATCCGGCGTACTACGACTACCTCATCGACCTGTGCACATCGCGCGGGCTCAATCCGCTGGTGCTGATGAGCCCGCCGCTGATCGTGGGATCGCGGCTCTATCTCCTGTCGGAGGGCCGCGCATTCTCCTTGGTGCCGTGGTCAATGGCCGGGCATCTCTCCGCCGATCTCACCACCGTTCCGTTGGATCGGCCGGCCACCCTTCCGCTGTCGATGCAGTGGAGAGTGGATGATCCACGCACGCCGCTGGCAGCACTGCGCGATCTCGTGCGGTCCGAAGCCGCCACGTTGCAGGCTGAGGCGCGGCAGTCGCTTAGCGAGTGA
- a CDS encoding glycoside hydrolase family 25 domain-containing protein — translation MRKIWFNASAVLAAALVLTLGTGGAAFAAKPDQTASAKHPAPATATVLGNDVSWPQCGTTLPTSHAFGIVGVNDGLANTTNPCLADQLNWAAGSAVMTGQPAVELYVNTANPGPAGSWWPTSNDYAGTTVANPYGTCGGANDVACAYIYGYAKAYDDATIRGVANPAGYLWWLDVETMNSWEPNTTANAADLEGMTAYFHSIGARVGIYSTSYQWGQIAGRVSSTSNLNGLQSWIPGAKSEKAAKANCSAVPLTTGSPVTLTQYATRAFDYDVSCI, via the coding sequence ATGCGCAAAATCTGGTTCAACGCCTCCGCTGTGTTGGCGGCGGCGCTCGTGCTGACGCTCGGCACGGGCGGGGCAGCGTTTGCGGCGAAACCCGACCAAACGGCATCCGCAAAACATCCGGCGCCTGCAACTGCAACGGTCCTTGGCAACGACGTCTCGTGGCCGCAGTGCGGCACCACCCTGCCGACGTCTCACGCGTTCGGCATCGTCGGGGTGAACGACGGGCTTGCAAACACGACCAACCCGTGCCTGGCGGACCAACTGAACTGGGCGGCCGGCTCCGCTGTCATGACCGGCCAACCGGCCGTCGAGCTCTACGTCAACACCGCGAATCCGGGACCGGCCGGCAGCTGGTGGCCGACTTCCAACGACTACGCCGGCACGACCGTTGCGAACCCTTACGGAACGTGCGGCGGTGCCAACGACGTGGCGTGTGCCTACATTTACGGATACGCCAAGGCGTATGACGACGCCACGATTCGCGGAGTCGCCAACCCCGCAGGCTACCTCTGGTGGCTCGACGTCGAAACCATGAACAGTTGGGAGCCCAACACGACGGCCAACGCGGCCGACCTCGAGGGGATGACCGCGTACTTCCACAGCATTGGCGCTCGCGTGGGGATTTATTCGACGAGCTATCAGTGGGGCCAGATCGCCGGCAGGGTGAGCTCGACGAGCAACTTGAATGGCCTGCAGAGTTGGATACCCGGGGCCAAGTCGGAGAAGGCCGCCAAGGCAAACTGCTCGGCAGTTCCGCTGACGACGGGCAGCCCGGTTACCCTCACGCAGTACGCGACGCGGGCCTTCGATTACGACGTGTCCTGTATCTAG
- a CDS encoding ZIP family metal transporter — MSPLQIAVLGAIAGFTIFLGLPIGRLKTRSTTFQALLNAITIGVLTFLLWDVLSHAVEPVEAALLRASGAKHDSWWPFIGLLVIFFGAITVGLLSLVAYDRWLSRFMAAKREARVPVAVGGASAGAVGGAAGSLAGTPIDGLGTGVVREGILRLGRPASRLAFLIAVGIGLHNFSEGLAIGQSAASGEISLAVVLVVGFGLHNATEGFGICAPLTSDERRPGWGQLALLGLIGGGPTVVGTLLGTVFVNDAVSIAFLALAAGSILYVILQLLHVAFKFGTSFWLYSGLLIGLFAGFATDMIVTAAGA; from the coding sequence ATGTCCCCGCTTCAGATCGCCGTGCTCGGCGCCATCGCCGGATTCACCATCTTCCTGGGACTGCCGATTGGCCGGTTGAAGACTCGATCCACGACATTTCAGGCGCTACTGAACGCCATCACCATCGGAGTGCTGACCTTTCTCCTCTGGGACGTGCTCTCTCATGCGGTCGAACCGGTCGAGGCTGCGTTGCTCCGCGCGTCCGGCGCCAAGCACGATTCCTGGTGGCCCTTCATCGGCCTGCTGGTGATCTTCTTCGGCGCGATCACGGTCGGCCTGCTCAGCCTGGTGGCGTACGATCGGTGGCTATCGCGCTTCATGGCGGCAAAACGCGAAGCACGGGTCCCCGTTGCCGTCGGTGGCGCCTCCGCCGGCGCCGTGGGCGGTGCAGCCGGTTCGCTGGCCGGCACGCCGATCGACGGACTCGGCACCGGGGTGGTGAGAGAAGGCATCCTGCGCCTGGGGCGCCCGGCCAGTCGACTGGCTTTCCTGATCGCTGTCGGCATCGGGCTGCACAATTTCTCGGAGGGCCTGGCAATCGGCCAGTCCGCTGCGAGCGGGGAGATCTCGCTTGCCGTCGTGCTCGTGGTCGGGTTCGGTCTGCACAACGCAACGGAGGGTTTCGGCATCTGCGCCCCGCTGACCTCTGATGAAAGGCGCCCTGGCTGGGGGCAACTCGCGCTGCTCGGCTTGATCGGTGGCGGGCCGACGGTGGTCGGCACGTTGCTCGGCACGGTGTTCGTCAACGACGCCGTGTCGATCGCGTTCCTGGCTCTGGCAGCCGGCTCGATCCTGTATGTGATCCTGCAATTGCTGCATGTCGCCTTCAAATTCGGGACGAGCTTCTGGTTGTATTCCGGACTGCTGATCGGGCTTTTCGCCGGGTTCGCAACCGACATGATTGTGACGGCTGCGGGAGCCTGA
- a CDS encoding CPBP family intramembrane glutamic endopeptidase — MTSVEDTNRLSRATSRSPLVRHPLISFFVIAYVLAWLIEVPLALSANGILPRVPRLVFAIAIPVATFAPAASAFIVTGLTEGKVGVVRLLRRCVRWRVGIQWYLFILIGIPIIIILGTIVVPGAVAYFRPVIGPLLAAYPLAFVVTFFLGGPLGEEPGWRGFALPRLQSRVGPLRGSLILGVLWALWHFPLFWSGVWTPPTIPNMVMFIVMITGLTIIMTWVFNHARGSVLITMLMHASFNTFANKIAAPLFPAPIFNEYGLLPVMIGFTVTALVLIVVTRGRLGYGTSAIPLI; from the coding sequence ATGACCAGTGTCGAAGACACGAACCGACTGTCGCGCGCGACCTCCCGCAGTCCGCTTGTCCGGCATCCGTTGATCTCTTTCTTTGTGATCGCGTACGTCCTGGCGTGGCTCATTGAAGTGCCGCTCGCGCTGTCGGCGAACGGCATCCTGCCCAGGGTTCCTCGTCTGGTGTTCGCGATCGCGATCCCGGTTGCGACATTCGCCCCAGCGGCGTCCGCATTCATTGTCACCGGGCTGACCGAGGGCAAGGTCGGCGTCGTGCGCCTTCTGCGACGGTGCGTGCGGTGGCGCGTGGGCATTCAGTGGTATCTCTTCATCCTCATCGGAATCCCGATCATCATCATTCTGGGAACAATCGTCGTGCCAGGAGCGGTCGCCTACTTCCGACCCGTAATCGGTCCGCTGCTGGCCGCCTATCCGCTTGCGTTCGTGGTGACGTTCTTCCTCGGCGGGCCGCTCGGTGAAGAGCCCGGCTGGCGAGGCTTCGCGCTGCCCCGCTTGCAGAGCAGGGTGGGCCCGTTGCGCGGAAGCCTGATCTTGGGCGTGTTGTGGGCACTGTGGCACTTCCCGCTGTTCTGGAGCGGCGTGTGGACACCGCCCACCATTCCCAACATGGTCATGTTCATCGTGATGATCACGGGCCTCACGATCATCATGACGTGGGTGTTCAACCACGCGCGGGGTAGCGTGCTCATCACGATGCTGATGCACGCATCGTTCAATACTTTCGCCAACAAGATCGCCGCACCGCTCTTCCCTGCTCCGATATTCAACGAGTACGGGTTGCTGCCCGTGATGATCGGATTCACCGTGACGGCTCTCGTGCTCATCGTCGTGACTCGTGGCCGCCTGGGCTACGGCACGAGCGCCATCCCCTTGATTTGA
- a CDS encoding MFS transporter encodes MNTSDTLDPTEPNPTEPIRALTVEATRAPSPARAALRAVGAGFFPLAFVSRLPFAMTVVGVLTIVSSVRGSVTEAGILSAVAGIGTAAFGPLLGSFADKHGQRRVLLFSAAVNVASLVGFVLLTFSTASALWLAVVVFALGASTPQVAPMSRTRLVSIVTARTDGRRRAQALSLVMSYESVADELAFVLGPVAVGVIASALGAGAPLAIAAGITAVFVVAFALHRTAKLPIHEPSAEEAATRTRLFSFALLVLPVGMFFVGGFFGSVLTALTVFMRDQGHELATGIVYGGMSIGSVVTAVLIAFAPRRFTLRARWLCFAGIALAAVLALVAAPTIAFVVVGLVAAGFGIGVVIVTIFTTANQRTPAARTTTVMTMLSSALIVGQALFSALGGIVSDAFGSSAGFALAAAAAVAIMLAASANFAADRVTNRATAKHPAV; translated from the coding sequence ATGAACACTTCCGACACACTGGACCCGACCGAGCCTAATCCGACCGAACCGATCCGCGCACTGACGGTTGAAGCGACTCGCGCCCCGTCACCGGCACGCGCAGCGCTACGCGCCGTCGGTGCCGGCTTCTTCCCGCTCGCCTTCGTCAGTCGCCTGCCATTCGCGATGACGGTCGTCGGCGTCTTGACGATCGTCTCCAGTGTGCGAGGCTCCGTGACGGAAGCCGGGATCCTCTCGGCCGTCGCCGGCATCGGCACAGCGGCCTTCGGTCCATTGCTGGGCTCGTTCGCCGACAAGCACGGGCAGCGTCGTGTCCTGCTTTTCTCTGCAGCCGTCAACGTCGCCAGCCTGGTCGGCTTCGTTCTGCTCACGTTCTCGACCGCTTCCGCACTGTGGCTTGCCGTCGTCGTCTTCGCGCTGGGCGCAAGCACTCCGCAGGTCGCACCGATGTCCAGAACCAGACTGGTGTCCATCGTGACAGCGCGCACGGACGGACGAAGACGCGCTCAGGCGCTTTCTCTCGTGATGAGTTACGAATCGGTGGCAGACGAACTCGCATTCGTGCTGGGGCCCGTGGCGGTCGGCGTCATCGCTTCAGCGCTTGGTGCCGGCGCGCCGCTCGCCATCGCAGCCGGCATCACCGCAGTGTTCGTCGTCGCCTTCGCGCTGCACCGCACGGCGAAGCTGCCGATCCATGAGCCGTCTGCCGAAGAGGCCGCGACGCGCACCAGGCTATTCAGCTTCGCCCTGTTGGTCCTGCCCGTCGGCATGTTCTTCGTCGGCGGATTCTTCGGCTCCGTGCTGACCGCCTTGACCGTCTTCATGCGCGATCAGGGCCATGAACTGGCAACCGGGATCGTCTATGGCGGCATGAGCATCGGCTCCGTCGTCACGGCAGTCCTGATCGCATTCGCACCGCGCCGCTTCACGCTGCGGGCCCGCTGGCTGTGCTTCGCAGGCATCGCGCTAGCCGCTGTGCTCGCGCTCGTCGCAGCCCCAACTATCGCGTTCGTCGTCGTCGGACTGGTCGCTGCCGGGTTCGGCATCGGCGTTGTCATCGTCACGATCTTCACAACCGCCAACCAGCGCACTCCCGCCGCACGCACGACGACCGTGATGACCATGCTCTCCAGCGCCCTGATCGTCGGTCAGGCTCTGTTCAGTGCGCTTGGCGGAATCGTGTCCGACGCTTTCGGCTCCAGTGCCGGGTTCGCGCTGGCTGCCGCTGCCGCCGTCGCCATCATGCTGGCCGCGAGCGCCAACTTCGCTGCAGATCGCGTTACGAATCGAGCAACAGCAAAGCACCCGGCAGTGTAG